The nucleotide window CGTTCCCGTAAGCTACCAGCACGTCATAATCTGGGGTGGAATGCACGGCGTGATACCGATCGCTCTCGCGCTCAGTCTCGGACCGGCCATCCCCTTCGGAGGTCAGCTCAAAACGGCGGTGTTTGGTGTTGTCGTCGCAAGCATGATCCTCCAAGGACTGTCGATGACAAGCGTGCTCGAAGCGACCGGTGTAACCTAATCCGGCTCTGTTGATATCCTCTTTGCGTCAGACGACAGGTTTCTTAGCAGCCTCCGGGCAGACGAAATCCTCACACCGGTTCCATACGTCTGTCCCGAGTGCCGACGAACTTACAGAAGGAGGACTGCCGAGAATTAGCTATTCTCGGAAGTGACCCCTAAACAGCTAACTAATGTGACGCAAAGTACAGGTGAAGCAGTTACCGGAGCGACTACCGATCCCTCCGGGATCTGCTAAACGTCGCCTGCTGAATACAGAGGGTGTATACAGTAGACGGTTATCGTTCGTTTTCCGGCCATCAGCGACAAATCAGCCGCTAAGTGGGCTTGCGAACCGATCAGCGATATCGACGGTAGAGCGTCAAAACTGATCCTCCAGCACCAATGGCGATACAGAGTATCGATAGAAAGGTGGTAATCTGCACGGAGGGATCCTCACACTCTACGGCTACCCCCGGATCATCATCATACTCTGCGTGACACTGGTGAATCTGGTGTTGATTCCAGATTCCTGTACCTCCCCCAATGAGGACCAACCCGAGCAGGACAATCGAAATTACAGCCAACCAGAAGTCGACTGAGGCTCCTGTTAGTACGAACGAATATCCGACTGTGAGAACCGGCAACCAAAGGATTCTCTCGGTCTTGTCCTCGAAGATCCGAATCGTATCTGCTACCGGCGCCATTGAATCTATACTTCGTCTCTCAGGCGTCAGGTGTCAAATCCCAGGGTACTGCTACCAGTATACCGAACGCCCATTCTTTTCACTCAGATTCAGTATTTCTTCCGTTCAGCGCACCTACCGAGATTCCGAGCTGCATGGCTATTGAGAGTGCCAGCAAGCTCTGTGGGGCGTCGAGAACCATGCTTCCACGGAGACCCATAAGTACCCTAAGTAGGATTGAGAACGCGGAAATTGGGTGGCTGGGGAGCCAATGGCCCCAATTTCCCCCGACCCAACGACGGGCCGGGGTCGATATGGGCCAACGCGGATTTGAACCGCGGACCTCCCGGTTATCAGCCGAGCGCTCAACCTAACTGAGCTATTGGCCCAGGTGAGCGCAATCAGAGGTTGCGGGGGGAGTAGTTTAAGCGTTTCCGTTCGACAACGCCGTCACGTCGTGCGTTCTCACCCCTCATCGACCGTATAGTCGTCGGGGTCCACGTCGACCACGTCCTCGCCCGACCCGTCCGTCCGGCCGCCCCCCGCCCCTCCGCTCGCTGCCCCGCCGGACCCGCCGCGATCCGGTCCACCGGCACCCGAGCCGGCTGCTCCGCCGACGCCGCCTGTCCTGTCGTCCCCGGGGAACCCGCCCGTCCACGCCACCCCCGTGGCGAGGCCGCCGGTCTTGCGGTCGATGTACGGCGTGAGCACGTACCGGTCGAGCAGGGCCCGAACGGGATAGCGCGTCGGCGGCACCGCGAGCAGGAAGCCGATGGCGTCCGTCACCAGCCCCGGCGTGAGCAGGAACGCGCCCGCGGCGATGAGCAGGCCGCCGTCGAGGAGCTCCGCGGTCGGGATCTGCGCGCTCGCCAGTTTCTCCTGGAGCCGACGGACGGTGTGTCTGCCCTCGGCCCGCACGAGTAGCATCCCGATCAGCCCCGTCAGTACCACCAGCGCGACCGTCGTCACCCCGCCGATCCGGTCGGCGACGAAGACGAGGAACACGGCGTCCGCGAGGGGGATGAGCAGCAACAGCGCGATGACGTAGCGTGCGCGGATGCGCATACGGAGCGTTCCCGAGGGTCGCGTATATCCCTTGCGGGTGCTCGAACCGGAATCGGCGGTGCGGACGGCCACGGGGGCAACCGCCTGCCCGGAACGCCGACTTTACGCACACCCGACCCCGAGTCGTGGTATGAACGAGGAGACCCGCGTCGAGTGGCACGAGTGGGGCGCGGACGCCTTCGACGCCGCCGAACGGACGGGCAAACCCGTGCTGCTCTGGCTCACGGCGACGTGGTGTGACGACTGTCACGAGATGGCCGTCGAGACGTTCGGCGACCCCCGGATCGCGGCCAACGTCAACGACGGCTTCGTCCCCGTGCTCGTCGACGTGGACCGCCACCCGCGGGTCCGCGAGCGGTACAACATGGGCGGGTTCCCCTCGACCGTGTTCACCACGCCCGCGGGCGAACTCCTTACGGGCGCGACGTACCTCGGCCCGACCGGGTTCCGACAGGTGCTCGACAGCGTCCGCGAGTCGTGGGACGCGAAGGGCGAGGCGGCGGGCCGCGTCCCCCGCGCGCTGGCCGACGATCCGACCCCCTCCGGACCGGTCGACGAGCGGATCGACGAGCATCTGGCCGGCCAGCTGGACGCCCAATGGGACCCCGAGTTCGCGGGGTGGGGCACCGACGCGAAGTTCCCCCTCCCGCACACGATCGAGTTCGCGCTCAAGCGCGACCGGTACAAGGCGACCCAGACGCTCGACGCGATCGAGCGCAACCTCCGCGACGACGACGGCGGCTTCTTCCGGTACGCCGGCGCCCGCGACTGGAGCGACCCCCACCGCGAGAAACTGCTCGACGACAACGCCGCGCTCCTGCGGGCGTACGCGAACGCCTACCTCTACACGGGCGACGGGACGTACCGCGACGTCGCGGTCGACGCCGCCGACTTCCTCCGAGAGGAGCTCTGGTCCGGGTTCGCCTTCGGCGGCAGCATCGACCCCGCGGGCGACCGTCGGGACCTCACCGCGTACGCCGGCGGCAACGCGCTCGCCGCGGACGCGCTGTCGACGCTGTACGCGTACACCGACGACGCCGACGCCCGGGCGTCGGCCGAGGACGCGCTGGCGTACCTGCGGTCGGACCTGGTCGACGAGGATGGCCGCGTCCTCCACTTCGCCGACCGCGAGGAGGCGGGCGAGGTCGACGTTCTGTCGGACTGTGCCCGCGTCGTCGGCGCGTTCGCCACCGCCGCCCAGACGTTCGGCGACGAGGTGGAGACGGCCCGGACAGTCGCCGACCGCGCGCTCGACGTGCTCGGCGACGAGTCGGCCCTCCGCGACGGCCGCGCCAGCGGGCCGGGACTGCTCGACAGGCCCCTCCGACCGATCGACGACAACGTCGAGTTCGCGGACGCGCTGTGCGATCTCGCGGCGCTCACGGGGGACGACGCCTACCGGGAGCGCGCCCGGGAAATCGTCGGCGCGTTCGCGGGCGCGGCCGACCGGATGGGTACCCAGGTGGCCGGCTACGGCGGCGTCGCTGCCAGACTCACCCGCGACCCGTTCGTCGTCGACGTCGGTGCGCCCCCCGGGTCGGACCTCCACCGGGCGGCCCTCCGGATCGCGGACCACGAGAAGGTCGTCGTCCCCGGCGCGGACGAACCGCCCGAGGGGACCGCGGTCATCCGTGGGCGCGACCACCCCCCGGCGGCGGACCCGGAGGAGCTGATGGCCCTCGTCGCGTCGACCGCCGACGAATAAACCGCCGATGCGTTTTTGGTAAGGCGGTCCTACCCGTGGGCTATGGCTACCCTTCGTGACCTCGGCCTCTCGGAGTACGAGGCCCGCGCGTACCGGGCGCTCCTGGACGCCGGGCCGGCAACCGCCAAGGAGTTGTCTGACGCCAGTGGCGTGCCGATGGGCCGCGTGTACGACGTGCTCAACAGCCTGGAGCGCCACCGGCTCGCCCGGAGCCAGGCCGCGAGCAGGCCGAAGAAGTACGTCGCGGTCGAGCCCGACGCCGCGCTCGACAGGCTGCTCGAGGAGAAGAAGCGGGAACTCGACGAGACGGCCAAGCAGTACGA belongs to Halorarum halophilum and includes:
- a CDS encoding FxsA family protein is translated as MRARYVIALLLLIPLADAVFLVFVADRIGGVTTVALVVLTGLIGMLLVRAEGRHTVRRLQEKLASAQIPTAELLDGGLLIAAGAFLLTPGLVTDAIGFLLAVPPTRYPVRALLDRYVLTPYIDRKTGGLATGVAWTGGFPGDDRTGGVGGAAGSGAGGPDRGGSGGAASGGAGGGRTDGSGEDVVDVDPDDYTVDEG
- a CDS encoding DUF255 domain-containing protein; protein product: MNEETRVEWHEWGADAFDAAERTGKPVLLWLTATWCDDCHEMAVETFGDPRIAANVNDGFVPVLVDVDRHPRVRERYNMGGFPSTVFTTPAGELLTGATYLGPTGFRQVLDSVRESWDAKGEAAGRVPRALADDPTPSGPVDERIDEHLAGQLDAQWDPEFAGWGTDAKFPLPHTIEFALKRDRYKATQTLDAIERNLRDDDGGFFRYAGARDWSDPHREKLLDDNAALLRAYANAYLYTGDGTYRDVAVDAADFLREELWSGFAFGGSIDPAGDRRDLTAYAGGNALAADALSTLYAYTDDADARASAEDALAYLRSDLVDEDGRVLHFADREEAGEVDVLSDCARVVGAFATAAQTFGDEVETARTVADRALDVLGDESALRDGRASGPGLLDRPLRPIDDNVEFADALCDLAALTGDDAYRERAREIVGAFAGAADRMGTQVAGYGGVAARLTRDPFVVDVGAPPGSDLHRAALRIADHEKVVVPGADEPPEGTAVIRGRDHPPAADPEELMALVASTADE